From Hoeflea sp. 108:
GCGACTGCTCGACGCGCTCCATGCGCGGGGCAACGAATGTGCCGGAGCCATGGCGCTGCACCAGCACGCCCGACTTGACCAGATCTTGTACCGCCTTGCGTACCGTGACGCGCGAAATGTCGGCCTGGGCGGCGATATCGCGTTCTGAGGGCAAGGCGTCGCCGGGACCGATCAGGCCACGCTTGACCGCCTCCTCGATGTTCTTCTTGAGCTGGAGATAGAGCGGCGCGCCGGACTGGCTGACGTCGCGCAGAGCGGCGAAAATGCGTTCGGCGGCGTCATCCATGGCTGCCTCCCGCCTTGGCGAATTTCTTCACCGCCATCTGCACCGCGCCGCCGAGTGCGTCCTGCAGCGGCGGATGCATGATAGCGCGGTAGCGCTCGGAAAGCAGCGGCGCATAAAGCACCGATAGGCCGCCCAGCAGGCACAGCCGTTCGCTGGAGGCGAGGTTGAAGACGGCGAGCGTCTCCTCGACGTCGGCGACGGCGCGATCGGCGATGCGTTTCGCCACGACGTCGCCCTTGGCCGCGTGCTCAAAGACCATCGGCGCGAAGCTGCCATAGTCGACCGGCTTGGCATCTGTCGTGAATTCGACCATCTCGCCGGGATTGCGGCCGAAGCGGTCGAGCACGATCTCGGTCAGTGGCGAGCCCTCGCGGATTCCGTCAAATGCGAGTAGCGTCTCCTGCAGCAGGTCGCGGCCGATGCGTGCGCCGCTGCCGAGGTCGCCGATCTGGAAGCCCCAGCCGCCGACTGGCGTGAACTTGTCTCCCCTGCGACCGAGATAGACCGTGCCGGTGCCGAGTGCGGCAATGGCGCCGTCGTGGTCGCCGAGCGCGCCTTCGAGCGAGATCAGCGAGTCGTTCTCAACGTCACTGTTGCGGAAGGGCAGAATGGCTTCAAGCCGCTGCTTGTAGTCGCCGACATTGGCGCCGGCGAGGCCGAGCACGGCATCGGCGGAATTGAACAAGGTCGGATCAAGACCGGCGTCGGCGAAGGCCAGGCGGGCCGCCTCGACGATGTTTTCGCGCGAACCCGAAAGGTCGGTGCGGATGTTCGCAGGGCCGCCGCGCCCGCGACCCAAGACGTCGCCGGCAGGGGTGGCCACGGCCGCCCGGCAACCGGTGCCGCCACCATCTATCCCGAGCACAAGATCCACGGTGTTTTCTCCTCGGGATTGATAATACCAATAAAATACCAATAGCCAAGCATTAAATTCCCGCAGGCGGCATCGTCGGCTCATTGCGTTGAATTTTAGAGATTTTTCGAGTTGCCTCGCGCTGCAGCAAAGGAATTTGTTAACGCCGCTGGACAAGTGGTATTTTTTTGGTATTGTCGATGAAAGGGAGAGACAGAATGGCGCCAAGGCGTACAGAAGCGGTGCACAAAGATGCCGGGGGGATCGACGCCCGGGCACCTGAATCCATTCTGCGCCTGCTTGCCGATGCCCAGATCGAAGCTGCTGGCGCTGTCCATGCAGCCATTCCCGAAATCGCCGAGGCCGCCGACAAGATTGCAGTCAGTCTCGCAGCCGGAGGCCGCCTCGTCTACGCCGCTGCCGGCAGCTCCGGGCTGATGGCGCTTGCCGATGCACTCGAACTGCCCGGTACCTTTGGAATTCCGCGCGAACGCGTCTTCATCCTTCTTGCCGGTGGCCGCGAGGCACTGATCAATCTTGCCGGCGGTCCCGAGGACGATGCTGGACAGGCTGTCCGCGATGTCGCCGCAACCGGCCTTGCGGCCGGCGACTGCCTCATCGCGCTTTCGGCCAGTGGCTCGACGCCCTATGCAATCGGCGCGCTCGAGGAAGCCAAGCGCCGTGGCGCATCCACCATTGCCTTTGCCAACAATGCCGGCGCGCCGATGTTCGACATCGCCGAGACGTCGGTGCTGCTTGCCACGCCGCCGGAAGTCGTTGCCGGCTCGACCCGCATGGGTGCCGGCACGGCTCAGAAGATCGCGCTCAACATGATGTCGACGCTGGCGGCCATCCGCCTCGGCCATGTCCATGACGGCTACATGGTCAATCTGCACGCCGACAACATCAAGCTGCATGAACGCGCTGCCCGCATCGTTTCGGCGATATCTGGTTCCAGCGAATCCGAGGCGCAGGCGCTGCTCGAAAAGAGTGGTGGCTCGGTCAAGATTGCGGTCCTGCTGGCGGCGGGGGCCGCAAGCCTGGAGGAGGCAAGCCAACTTCTGGAGGGGGCGGAGCTGAAGCTCAGATCCGCGCTTTCGAAGCTCGAGGGGAGCAGAGGCTCTCATCAGTAGAAGCCTTGGAAGGTTAACAGGGAGAACTGAAATGAAACATCGTCTGCTTACTGGACTGCTGATGGCGTCCAGCATCCTCGGCTCTGCCGGGGTTGCGCTCGCCCAGGATGCCGCGCTCACCATCGAGAGCTGGCGCAACGACGACCTTGCCATCTGGCAGGAGAAGCTGATCCCGGTGTTCGAGAAGGCCAATCCGGGCATCAAAGTGACCTTCGCGCCGTCGGCTCCGACCGAATACAATGCTGCTCTCAATGCCAAGCTCGACGCCGGCTCGGCTGGTGACCTGATCACCTGCCGTCCGTTCGACGCCTCGCTCGAACTCTACAACAAGGGTCACCTCGCTGACCTGAGCAGCCTGCCGGGCATGGAGAACTTCTCGCCGGTCGCGAAGTCCGCCTGGCAGACCGACGATGGCAAGGCCAGCTTCTGCGTGCCGATGGCCTCCGTCATCCACGGCTTCATCTACAACAAGGACGCCTTCGAGAAGCTCGGCATCGCCGTCCCGGCGACCGAGGAAGAATTCTTCGCGGCTCTCGACAAGATCAAGGCCGACGGCACCTATATCCCGATGGCCATGGGCACGAAGGACCTCTGGGAAGCCGCGACCATGGGCTACCAGAACATCGGCCCGAACTACTGGAAGGGTGAAGAAGGCCGCCTGGCTCTGATCAAGGGCGAGCAGAAGCTGACCGACAAGGACTGGGTCGAGCCGCTGGCGACGCTGGCCAAGTGGAAGCCTTACCTCGGCGACGGCTTCGAAGCCCAGACCTATCCTGACAGCCAGAACCTCTTCACGCTCGGCCGCGCCGCCATCTATCCGGCCGGCTCGTGGGAGATCGCGACCTTCAACACGCAGGCCCAGTTCAAGATGGGTGCCTTCCCGCCGCCGGTCCGCAAGGCTGGCGACACCTGCTACATCTCGGACCACAACGACATCGGTGTCGGCCTGAACCCCAAGAGCAAGAATCCGGAAGCCGCCAAGAAGCTGCTGTCCTGGATCGCTTCGCCCGAGTTCGCGACCATCTACGCCAACGCCCTGCCGGGCTTCTTCAGCCTGAACTCGGCCGCCGTGAAGATGGAAGACCCGCTGGCACAGGAATTCGTCTCCTGGCGCGAGAAGTGCAAGCCCACCATCCGCTCGACCTACCAGATCCTGTCGCGCGGCACCCCGAACCTCGAAAACGAGACCTGGGTGAAGTCGGCCAACGTCATCAACGGCACCGAGACCCCGGAAGCCGCTGCTGCCGAGCTGCAGAAGGGCCTCGACAGCTGGTACAAGCCGGCAAAGTAATGCGGCGGGCTTGATGCTCGCTGGGAGGGCGCTCCGGCGCCCTCCCGTCCTCTTCGAATTCGGACCCGCGGATTCGAATTGGGACTTGAATTAGCGCATCCGAAGATGCGCTACTGCTTCCATGGCCAAACGGGCCGGAAGCGTCGCCGGGGCACATCCTCGCAAACAATTTCAACGGCCCGGTCGGGCCGGGCCAGGGAATTTGAGATGTCGGAGCAAAGCCTAGAGCATAGCCAAGACAAGAGACCGACGCGTTGGCACATCGCCGTCTTCCTCGCGCCCGCTCTGCTGGTCTACACCGCCGTGATGATCCTGCCGTTGTTCGGTACCTTGCAATTGTCGCTGTTCCGCAACATCGACAATGCCCAGGTGTTCGCAGGCTTCGACAATTTCCGCACGCTGTTCGGCGATCCGCGCTGGTCGGCGTCGTTCTGGAACGCGCTTGGCAACAACACCTGGTTCTTCATCATCCACATGCTGGTGCAGAACCCCATCGGTGTCGTGCTGGCGGCGCTGCTGTCGAGCCCGAAGCTGCGGTTCTCGGCCTTCTACCGTACCGCGATCTTCATCCCGACACTTTTGTCCTTCGTCATCGTCGGCTTCGCCTGGAAGCTGATCCTGAGCCCGCTCTGGGGCGTCGCGCCAAACGTGCTCGACCTCGTCGGCCTCAAGAGCCTGTTCGTGCCGTGGCTCGGCAAGGAAGAATATGCGCTTACCGCGCTCAGCCTGATTTCGGTCTGGCAGTTCGTCGGCATCCCGATGATGCTGATCTATGCCGCCATGCTGTCGATCCCCGAAGAAGTGATCGAGGCCGCCGAATGCGACGGCATCACCGGTATGGCCCAGTTCTGGAAGATCAAGCTGCCGCTGATCCTGCCCGCGATCGGCATCATCTCGATCCTCACCTTCGTCGGCAACTTCAACGCCTTCGACCTGATCTATTCGGCGCAGGGCGCGCTTGCCGGGCCCAATTACTCAACCGATATCCTGGGCACGTTCCTCTACCGCACGTTCTTCGGCTTCCAGCTGCAGATCGGCGACAAGAACATGGGCGCCACCATCGCCTCGATGATGTTCTTCATCATCCTCGCCGGCGTGTGCCTGTACCTCTTCCTCATCCAGACGCGGCTGCGCCGCTACCAGTTCTGAGGGTGTCATGAGCAAGGCTGCCTCTTCCCTGCCGCGCACCATCGGCGCACATGCGGTGCTTCTCACCTACACCGCGATCGCGCTGTTCCCGGTGATCGTCATCGTCATCAACTCGTTCAAGTCGCGCGCGGCCATCTTCCGCTCGCCGCTGGCCCCGCCGACGGCCGAGACCTTCGACCTCATCGGCTACAAGACGGTGATGGCCCAGGGCGATTTCTTCCTCTATTTCCAGAACAGCCTGATCGTCACCGTCGCCTCGCTGTTCTTCGTGCTGCTGTTCGGCGCCATGGCGGCGTTCGCACTGTCGGAATACCGCTTCAAGGGCAACACCATGATGGGCCTCTATCTGGCCCTCGGCATCATGATCCCGATCCGCCTGGGCACGGTTGCCATCCTGCAGCTGATGGTGGCGTCCGGCCTGGTCAACACGCTGACGGCACTGATCCTGGTCTACACCGCGCAAGGCCTGCCGCTCGCCGTCTTCATCCTGTCCGAGTTCATGAAACAGGTGTCGGACGACCTGAAGAACGCCGGCCGCATCGACGGGCTTAGCGAGTACCGCATCTTCTTCCGTCTCGTGCTGCCGCTGGTGCGCCCGGCAATGGCAACCGTCGCGGTCTTCACCATGATCCCGATCTGGAACGACCTGTGGTTCCCGCTGATCCTGGCGCCGTCCGAGGCGACCAAGACCGTGACGCTCGGCGCCCAGGTGTTCATCGGCCAGTTCGTCACCAACTGGAACGCGGTTCTGGCAGCGCTGTCGCTGGCGATCCTGCCGGTCCTCATCCTCTATTTCTTCTTCTCGCGGCAGCTCATCCGCGGCATCACTTCCGGAGCAGTCAAGTGACCACTGAAAAGCCTCTTCGCGTCGTCGTCGCCGGCCTCGGCAATATGGGCCGCAGCCACGCGCTCGCCTACCACAACAACCCGGGCTTCGAGATCGCGGCCCTCGTCAACCGCTCGGATGTGGCGCTGCCTGCAGGCATGGAAGGCTACGGCATCCAGCGCTCCTTCGAGGGCGCCATCCGCGAGCTGAAGCCAGACGTTGCCTCGATCAACACCTATTCCGACAGCCATGCCGATTATGCCGTCATGGCGCTGGAGGCGGGCTGCCATGTCTTCCTCGAGAAGCCGCTGGCAACGACCGTCGCCGATGCCGAACGTGTCGTCGCTGCCGCCAAGGCCAATGGCCGCAAGCTGGTGATCGGCTACATCCTGCGCCATCACCCCTCGTGGATGCGGCTGATCGGCGAAGCGCGTGCGCTCGGCGGTCCCTACGTGTTCCGCATGAACCTCAACCAGCAGTCCTCGGCCCACAAGTGGGACACCCACAAGCAGCTGATGAAGACGACCTCGCCGATCGTCGACTGCGGCGTGCACTATCTCGACGTCATGTGCCAGATCACCGACGCCGACCCGGTGGAGGTGCGCGGCATGGGACTGCGCATGACCGACGAGATCGCGCCCGACATGTACAATTATGGCCACCTGCAGGTGCTGTTCGCCGATGGTTCGGTCGGCTGGTACGAAGCCGGCTGGGGCCCGATGATGTCGGAGACGGCCTTCTTCGTGAAGGACGTCATCTCGCCCAAGGGCAGCGTCTCGATCGTCGTCAACGAAGCCGCCACCAAGTCGGACGACGTCGACGCCCACACCAAGACCAACATGATCCGGGTGCACCGCGCCGCCCTCGGCGCCGACGGCAACTTCGTCCACGCCGACGAGGACCTGTCGATGAAGGACGAGCCCGGCCACCAGGGGCTGTGCGACCGCGAGCAGGCCTTCGTGCTGAAGGCCATCCGCGAAGACATCGACCTGACCCGCCACATGGCGGATGCCGTCAAATCGCTGCGCGTGTGCCTTGCCGCGGACGAAAGCGTCCGCACCGGCCAGCCAGTCAAGCTTTAACGGGAAGGAACCTCCTGTGGGATCTCTCAAGATCGAAAATGTGAAGAAGTCCTTTGGTCCGGTCGACGTGCTCAAGGGCATCGACCTCGACGTCAAGGACGGTGAGTTCGTCGTCTTCGTCGGCCCGTCGGGCTGCGGCAAGTCCACCCTGCTGCGCATCGTCGCCGGCCTCGAGGATGCCACCTCCGGCAACCTCTTGATCGACGGTCAGCGCGTCAACAATGTGCCGCCGGCCAATCGTGGCATCGCCATGGTGTTCCAGACCTACGCGCTCTACCCGCATCTGACGGTGCGCGACAATATGGGCCTCGGCCTCAAGCAGGCCGGCACGCCGGCGGCCGAGATCGACAAGCGCATCGCCACGTCTTCAGCCATGCTGTCGCTGGAGCCCTATCTCAAGCGCCGTCCTGCCGAACTGTCAGGTGGTCAGCGTCAGCGCGTCGCCATCGGCCGCGCCGTAGTGCGCGAGCCCAAGCTGTTCCTGTTCGACGAGCCGCTGTCGAACCTCGATGCCGCACTTCGCGTCAACACCCGCCTTGAGATCGCCCAGCTGCATAACCGGCTGAAGTCGACGATGATCTACGTCACCCACGACCAGGTCGAGGCGATGACGCTGGCCGACCGGATCGTGGTGCTGAACGCCGGCCGGGTCGAGCAGGTCGGTGCGCCGATGGAGCTCTACAACAAGCCGGCCAATCTCTTCGTCGCCGGCTTCATCGGTTCGCCCAAGATGAATTTCATCGACGGCGCCCGCCTCGGCGAGACCGTCAAGACGGTCGGCGTCCGCCCCGAGCACATCTCGGTCAGCCAGACCGACGGCGCCTGGAAGGGCACGGTCGTCCATGCCGAGCATCTCGGCGCCGACACCAACGTCTTCCTGGAAACCGAGAAGGCCGGCCTCATCACCATCCGCCTGTTCGGCGAATACCAGACCGGCCCGGGCGCCACGCTTTACGCCACGCCCGACGCGGCACGCACCTATCGCTTTGGCGAGGATGGACGAGTGGCGGGCTGAGGATTGATGCTGCGACGCGGCGCGGGCGGTAGTCGCCTTTCTCCGGAGAGGGGGCTACCTCGCCCGTAGTCGCAAGGTAGCAATCATATCCACGCCGCCATTCCCAAGCACCACTCCAAACATCTCCGCCGCCTGCTCGCGCGTGTAGTAGCCAAGCCCGACATCGCGCAGCACCAGTTCGGGATCGCGCTCCAGCGGGCTGCCGTATCCGCCGCCGCCGGGCGTGCCGACCAGCACGCGGTCGCCGGCTTTCAGCGGAATGTCCTGTTCTTTCGACAGATGCGGCGGCACATGCTGCTGCCCGTCGCGAAACACCGTGACCATGTTCACTGCGCCATTCTGACCACCCAAAGCGCCTTGGGGCCCGTAGCGGCCGTGGTCCATGACGAAGGAGGCGCGTGCCTCGCCGCGCAACAGTTCGATCTCGTAGGCCAGGCCGAAGCCGCCGCGCTGCCTGCCGGCGCCGCCCGAGCCCTCGCGCAGGGCGTATTGGCGGTAGAGCACCGGATAGGCCTGCTCCATGATCTCCACCGGTGGCGATTTCGAGATACCGATGGTCGAGCAGCCGTTGGACAGCCCGTCATGGCCTGAATTGCCACCGTAACCGCCGCCCGAGATCTGGTACATGACATAGTCGCGGCCGCGTGCCGGGTCGTTGCCGCCGAGCGCGAAATTGCCGCTGGAGCCTGCGGGGGCCGCCGTCACCTTGTCGGGTGCTGCCTGCACCATCGCCGCAAAGACCGCTTCGGCGATGCGCTGCGACACCTCCGCCGCGCAGCCGGAAACCGGGCGCGGGTACTTCGCGTCGAGAAAAGTTCCCTCCGGCCGCCTGACGATCAGGGGTTCGAAGGCCCCGGCGCTGATCGGCACGT
This genomic window contains:
- a CDS encoding Gfo/Idh/MocA family oxidoreductase, which encodes MTTEKPLRVVVAGLGNMGRSHALAYHNNPGFEIAALVNRSDVALPAGMEGYGIQRSFEGAIRELKPDVASINTYSDSHADYAVMALEAGCHVFLEKPLATTVADAERVVAAAKANGRKLVIGYILRHHPSWMRLIGEARALGGPYVFRMNLNQQSSAHKWDTHKQLMKTTSPIVDCGVHYLDVMCQITDADPVEVRGMGLRMTDEIAPDMYNYGHLQVLFADGSVGWYEAGWGPMMSETAFFVKDVISPKGSVSIVVNEAATKSDDVDAHTKTNMIRVHRAALGADGNFVHADEDLSMKDEPGHQGLCDREQAFVLKAIREDIDLTRHMADAVKSLRVCLAADESVRTGQPVKL
- a CDS encoding sugar ABC transporter permease; the encoded protein is MSEQSLEHSQDKRPTRWHIAVFLAPALLVYTAVMILPLFGTLQLSLFRNIDNAQVFAGFDNFRTLFGDPRWSASFWNALGNNTWFFIIHMLVQNPIGVVLAALLSSPKLRFSAFYRTAIFIPTLLSFVIVGFAWKLILSPLWGVAPNVLDLVGLKSLFVPWLGKEEYALTALSLISVWQFVGIPMMLIYAAMLSIPEEVIEAAECDGITGMAQFWKIKLPLILPAIGIISILTFVGNFNAFDLIYSAQGALAGPNYSTDILGTFLYRTFFGFQLQIGDKNMGATIASMMFFIILAGVCLYLFLIQTRLRRYQF
- a CDS encoding ABC transporter substrate-binding protein, which produces MKHRLLTGLLMASSILGSAGVALAQDAALTIESWRNDDLAIWQEKLIPVFEKANPGIKVTFAPSAPTEYNAALNAKLDAGSAGDLITCRPFDASLELYNKGHLADLSSLPGMENFSPVAKSAWQTDDGKASFCVPMASVIHGFIYNKDAFEKLGIAVPATEEEFFAALDKIKADGTYIPMAMGTKDLWEAATMGYQNIGPNYWKGEEGRLALIKGEQKLTDKDWVEPLATLAKWKPYLGDGFEAQTYPDSQNLFTLGRAAIYPAGSWEIATFNTQAQFKMGAFPPPVRKAGDTCYISDHNDIGVGLNPKSKNPEAAKKLLSWIASPEFATIYANALPGFFSLNSAAVKMEDPLAQEFVSWREKCKPTIRSTYQILSRGTPNLENETWVKSANVINGTETPEAAAAELQKGLDSWYKPAK
- a CDS encoding carbohydrate ABC transporter permease, which produces MSKAASSLPRTIGAHAVLLTYTAIALFPVIVIVINSFKSRAAIFRSPLAPPTAETFDLIGYKTVMAQGDFFLYFQNSLIVTVASLFFVLLFGAMAAFALSEYRFKGNTMMGLYLALGIMIPIRLGTVAILQLMVASGLVNTLTALILVYTAQGLPLAVFILSEFMKQVSDDLKNAGRIDGLSEYRIFFRLVLPLVRPAMATVAVFTMIPIWNDLWFPLILAPSEATKTVTLGAQVFIGQFVTNWNAVLAALSLAILPVLILYFFFSRQLIRGITSGAVK
- a CDS encoding N-acetylmuramic acid 6-phosphate etherase encodes the protein MAPRRTEAVHKDAGGIDARAPESILRLLADAQIEAAGAVHAAIPEIAEAADKIAVSLAAGGRLVYAAAGSSGLMALADALELPGTFGIPRERVFILLAGGREALINLAGGPEDDAGQAVRDVAATGLAAGDCLIALSASGSTPYAIGALEEAKRRGASTIAFANNAGAPMFDIAETSVLLATPPEVVAGSTRMGAGTAQKIALNMMSTLAAIRLGHVHDGYMVNLHADNIKLHERAARIVSAISGSSESEAQALLEKSGGSVKIAVLLAAGAASLEEASQLLEGAELKLRSALSKLEGSRGSHQ
- a CDS encoding ATP-binding cassette domain-containing protein, yielding MGSLKIENVKKSFGPVDVLKGIDLDVKDGEFVVFVGPSGCGKSTLLRIVAGLEDATSGNLLIDGQRVNNVPPANRGIAMVFQTYALYPHLTVRDNMGLGLKQAGTPAAEIDKRIATSSAMLSLEPYLKRRPAELSGGQRQRVAIGRAVVREPKLFLFDEPLSNLDAALRVNTRLEIAQLHNRLKSTMIYVTHDQVEAMTLADRIVVLNAGRVEQVGAPMELYNKPANLFVAGFIGSPKMNFIDGARLGETVKTVGVRPEHISVSQTDGAWKGTVVHAEHLGADTNVFLETEKAGLITIRLFGEYQTGPGATLYATPDAARTYRFGEDGRVAG
- a CDS encoding N-acetylglucosamine kinase yields the protein MDLVLGIDGGGTGCRAAVATPAGDVLGRGRGGPANIRTDLSGSRENIVEAARLAFADAGLDPTLFNSADAVLGLAGANVGDYKQRLEAILPFRNSDVENDSLISLEGALGDHDGAIAALGTGTVYLGRRGDKFTPVGGWGFQIGDLGSGARIGRDLLQETLLAFDGIREGSPLTEIVLDRFGRNPGEMVEFTTDAKPVDYGSFAPMVFEHAAKGDVVAKRIADRAVADVEETLAVFNLASSERLCLLGGLSVLYAPLLSERYRAIMHPPLQDALGGAVQMAVKKFAKAGGSHG